One Triticum dicoccoides isolate Atlit2015 ecotype Zavitan chromosome 4B, WEW_v2.0, whole genome shotgun sequence genomic window carries:
- the LOC119294393 gene encoding uncharacterized protein LOC119294393, with protein MSRRRFSPAPAPPLEDEDLLQEILLRLPPQPSSLPRASAVCKRWRSILSDPQFVQRFRKHHGKPPLIGFFSQRYGVFCDFKPVLELPDRIHAHRFSMPKSRSSMEQWRFMGCRNGLAVLINECRREAVVWDPLTGQQQRVPFAPGLHDALTGSFCVWHASVLCADAEHGHVHGDCIFGPFKLVLICNGYKQAFGSLYDSSSGAWGNIFSTAIANEIYARRGSILVGNVLFWLICGGDVLVFDIEMQSLGVIKKPADNHVTIDLFFQLLRRENGGLGLAVLSEQIIQLWERKPNRDGVVGWVLLQKTIPLKGLLPSRKPLVLIVGYDEDTNAIVLSTGIGNFMLQLDSVQIKHIIKRNDMCIDMFYPYHNFYTAAAGRAFTLVAQLVFPAKTTMGCCMSLPWKYSAVLVSCAHSLQSSTHLRPCRGYTTSVGESHFCLLREAGSASCHGEDHEVAVSVVVH; from the exons ATGAGCCGGCGCCGTTTCTCGCCGGCGCCGGCACCCCCGCTGGAAGACGAGGACCTTCTCCAGGAGATCCTCCTTCGCCTCCCTCCTCAGCCATCGTCCCTCCCTCGTGCGTCCGCCGTATGCAAGCGCTGGCGCAGCATCCTCTCTGACCCTCAATTTGTCCAACGCTTCCGCAAACACCATGGAAAACCCCCACTCATCGGCTTCTTCAGCCAAAGATATGGCGTGTTCTGTGACTTCAAACCCGTCCTGGAACTGCCTGACCGCATACATGCCCATCGTTTCTCCATGCCCAAGAGCCGCAGCTCAATGGAGCAGTGGCGCTTCATGGGCTGCCGCAACGGGCTCGCTGTCCTGATCAACGAGTGTCGGCGCGAGGCCGTCGTGTGGGATCCTCTCACGGGCCAGCAACAGCGCGTGCCTTTTGCACCGGGACTCCACGATGCCCTAACGGGTAGTTTCTGTGTATGGCATGCCTCGGTGTTGTGCGCTGATGCCGAACATGGGCACGTGCATGGCGATTGCATCTTCGGCCCGTTCAAATTGGTCTTGATCTGCAACGGATACAAGCAGGCATTTGGTTCTCTCTATGACTCGTCGTCTGGTGCTTGGGGAAATATTTTCTCGACGGCGATAGCAAATGAAATTTATGCCAGGAGGGGCAGCATCCTTGTTGGAAATGTGCTTTTCTGGTTGATTTGCGGAGGTGATGTCCTTGTGTTTGACATCGAAATGCAGAGTCTTGGTGTGATCAAGAAGCCGGCAGACAACCATGTTACCATTGACTTGTTTTTTCAGCTCTTGCGGAGGGAGAATGGTGGACTAGGCCTTGCTGTTTTGTCAGAACAGATCATCCAATTATGGGAGAGGAAACCTAACCGTGACGGTGTTGTCGGATGGGTGTTGCTGCAGAAAACCATTCCTTTGAAGGGGTTGCTTCCAAGCAGAAAGCCTTTGGTACTTATCGTGGGGTATGATGAGGACACAAATGCGATTGTTCTGTCTACGGGGATTGGCAACTTCATGCTCCAACTTGACTCAGTGCAGATCAAACATATCATTAAAAGAAATGATATGTGCATCGACATGTTTTATCCCTACCATAATTTCTACACTGCAG CCGCCGGCAGGGCGTTTACCCTGGTCGCCCAGCTCGTCTTCCCCGCAAAGACTACCATGGGCTGCTGCATGTCGTTGCCATGGAAGTACTCCGCCGTCCTGGTGTCGTGCGCGCACTCATTGCAGTCAAGCACACATCTGCGGCCATGCCGGGGCTATACAACGAGCGTCGGGGAGTCACACTTCTGTCTCTTGAGGGAAGCAGGCAGCGCATCGTGCCATGGGGAGGACCATGAGGTCGCCGTCAGCGTGGTCGTACACTGA